One genomic window of Salvelinus alpinus chromosome 9, SLU_Salpinus.1, whole genome shotgun sequence includes the following:
- the LOC139530714 gene encoding hydroxymethylglutaryl-CoA lyase, mitochondrial-like isoform X1 — MAAVMRFVNRSCFGSRMGHQCLSLSRPAAVAKLVQDGASTGKTLPERVKIVEVGPRDGLQNEKTVVPSEVKIHLIDMLSEAGLSVIEATSFVSPKWVPQMADQVEVMMGIHRRPGVSYPVLTPNLKGFLAAVKAGAAEVAIFGAASELFSKKNINCSVDESLQRFEEVTKAAKEAGVPVRGYVSCVLGCPYEGKVSPDKVAQVAKRLYSMGCYEISLGDTIGVGTPGGMTEMLQAVSREVPVNALAVHCHDTYGQALANILIALQMGISVVDSSVAGLGGCPYAQGASGNVATEDVVYMLHGLGIQTGVDLPKLMDAGAFICRSLNKKTSSKVAQATCKL, encoded by the exons ATGGCGGCAGTCATGAGATTTGTCAACAGAAGCTGTTTTGGTTCTAGAATGGGTCATCAATGTTTATCCTTGAGTCGTCCAGCAGCAGTGGCAAAATTA GTTCAGGATGGCGCGTCTACAGGGAAAACTCTCCCAGAGAGGGTAAAGATAGTGGAGGTGGGACCCAGGGATGGCCTGCAAAATGAGAAG ACTGTCGTTCCTTCTGAAGTTAAGATTCACCTGATTGACATGCTCTCAGAGGCAGGTCTTTCTGTCATCGAAGCCACGAGCTTTGTCTCCCCGAAATGGGTTCCACAG ATGGCAGACCAGGTGGAGGTGATGATGGGGATCCACAGAAGGCCAGGTGTGTCCTACCCCGTTCTGACCCCCAACCTCAAGGGCTTCCTGGCAGCT GTGAAGGCAGGAGCAGCAGAGGTGGCCATATTTGGTGCAGCCTCGGAGCTGTTCAGTAAGAAGAACATAAACTGCTCTGTGGATGAGAGCCTGCAGCGCTTTGAGGAGGTCACCAAAGCAGCCAAAGAGGCCGGCGTGCCAGTCAGAGG GTATGTGTCATGTGTGCTGGGATGCCCATATGAGGGCAAGGTGTCACCAGACAAAGTGGCTCAG GTAGCCAAGCGTCTGTACTCCATGGGTTGCTATGAGATATCTCTGGGTGACACCATAGGCGTGGGCACACCAGGTGGCATGACTGAGATGCTGCAGGCGGTGAGCAGGGAGGTGCCCGTCAACGCTCTGGCAGTCCACTGCCACGACACCTACGGTCAGGCCCTGGCCAACATTCTCATTGCCCTACAG ATGGGCATCAGTGTTGTGGACTCGTCAGTGGCTGGCCTTGGCGGGTGTCCATATGCACAAGGGGCTTCTGGGAATGTGGCCACAGAAGATGTGGTGTATATGCTGCACGGACTTGGCATACAGACG gGAGTGGACCTGCCAAAGCTGATGGATGCTGGAGCTTTTATCTGTCGTTCCCTGAACAAAAAGACCAGCTCGAAAGTGGCCCAGGCCACCTGCAAACTCTGA
- the LOC139530714 gene encoding hydroxymethylglutaryl-CoA lyase, mitochondrial-like isoform X2, with translation MAAVMRFVNRSCFGSRMGHQCLSLSRPAAVAKLVQDGASTGKTLPERVKIVEVGPRDGLQNEKMADQVEVMMGIHRRPGVSYPVLTPNLKGFLAAVKAGAAEVAIFGAASELFSKKNINCSVDESLQRFEEVTKAAKEAGVPVRGYVSCVLGCPYEGKVSPDKVAQVAKRLYSMGCYEISLGDTIGVGTPGGMTEMLQAVSREVPVNALAVHCHDTYGQALANILIALQMGISVVDSSVAGLGGCPYAQGASGNVATEDVVYMLHGLGIQTGVDLPKLMDAGAFICRSLNKKTSSKVAQATCKL, from the exons ATGGCGGCAGTCATGAGATTTGTCAACAGAAGCTGTTTTGGTTCTAGAATGGGTCATCAATGTTTATCCTTGAGTCGTCCAGCAGCAGTGGCAAAATTA GTTCAGGATGGCGCGTCTACAGGGAAAACTCTCCCAGAGAGGGTAAAGATAGTGGAGGTGGGACCCAGGGATGGCCTGCAAAATGAGAAG ATGGCAGACCAGGTGGAGGTGATGATGGGGATCCACAGAAGGCCAGGTGTGTCCTACCCCGTTCTGACCCCCAACCTCAAGGGCTTCCTGGCAGCT GTGAAGGCAGGAGCAGCAGAGGTGGCCATATTTGGTGCAGCCTCGGAGCTGTTCAGTAAGAAGAACATAAACTGCTCTGTGGATGAGAGCCTGCAGCGCTTTGAGGAGGTCACCAAAGCAGCCAAAGAGGCCGGCGTGCCAGTCAGAGG GTATGTGTCATGTGTGCTGGGATGCCCATATGAGGGCAAGGTGTCACCAGACAAAGTGGCTCAG GTAGCCAAGCGTCTGTACTCCATGGGTTGCTATGAGATATCTCTGGGTGACACCATAGGCGTGGGCACACCAGGTGGCATGACTGAGATGCTGCAGGCGGTGAGCAGGGAGGTGCCCGTCAACGCTCTGGCAGTCCACTGCCACGACACCTACGGTCAGGCCCTGGCCAACATTCTCATTGCCCTACAG ATGGGCATCAGTGTTGTGGACTCGTCAGTGGCTGGCCTTGGCGGGTGTCCATATGCACAAGGGGCTTCTGGGAATGTGGCCACAGAAGATGTGGTGTATATGCTGCACGGACTTGGCATACAGACG gGAGTGGACCTGCCAAAGCTGATGGATGCTGGAGCTTTTATCTGTCGTTCCCTGAACAAAAAGACCAGCTCGAAAGTGGCCCAGGCCACCTGCAAACTCTGA